A genomic segment from Methanoplanus limicola DSM 2279 encodes:
- a CDS encoding GAF domain-containing protein — protein MTAISKFENSDFDRYFHFSFLVENLPETVFVVVGGKISYINNSGIEFFRIKNRYDIIGKSPEDYIKLISGKKFSEVFEQFRAGIFKFPFESGIELYDGRAELIEISSFPVIYEEISGTQFIFRDVSERKNARSEEISLIKKNKILNRILGAANSSVFVDEMLDTLLETCLDELDLDAVWIYAKNDEGLTADLLGFKRIPSWFEDKYSEISIREWPYNMIFFAGQPRYVENLPDSLPGISDTEIMEDLGIICYAGIPLISDNAVVGALFVARDTKASFTEFEKLTLEKVGREIGTALVRCIIQEKIDQEYSDICDSLKIAIDDLSEIYGDISGQYSLNNSCNIADELFIPEVIKNPGKYRDDIKNLSLLSGADSFTVNDLRVVHLDSALRRVVDFLPDVNFILDDSGECAYADDDLYVLFLNIVSYVAGQTEDQLCVSVSTDSSDERLLVTLEFSLNNLPPGLEYLTLRSRFYSPGLNRDNLPLYIVKLLLERYNGRIEMPSQVRGDSVMSDSGSGVSCIRFILVKFS, from the coding sequence GTGACTGCAATCTCTAAATTTGAGAATTCTGACTTTGACCGATATTTCCATTTCAGTTTCCTCGTTGAAAATCTCCCTGAGACGGTCTTTGTTGTTGTAGGCGGAAAGATATCATATATCAATAATTCAGGTATAGAATTTTTCAGGATTAAAAACCGTTATGATATTATAGGCAAATCCCCCGAAGATTACATTAAACTTATTTCCGGAAAGAAATTTTCAGAGGTTTTTGAGCAGTTCCGTGCAGGTATTTTTAAATTTCCGTTTGAATCCGGGATTGAACTGTATGACGGAAGAGCTGAATTAATTGAGATTTCTTCTTTTCCTGTAATATATGAGGAAATTTCGGGTACTCAGTTCATTTTTCGTGATGTAAGTGAGAGAAAAAATGCCAGATCTGAAGAGATTTCACTGATAAAAAAGAATAAAATTCTGAACCGGATACTTGGCGCAGCGAATTCATCTGTCTTTGTAGATGAGATGCTTGATACGCTTCTTGAGACGTGTCTTGATGAACTTGACCTTGATGCGGTATGGATATATGCGAAAAATGATGAAGGTTTAACGGCGGATCTTCTTGGTTTTAAGAGAATTCCTTCCTGGTTTGAGGATAAGTATTCTGAGATCAGTATAAGGGAGTGGCCCTATAATATGATCTTTTTTGCAGGTCAGCCGCGTTATGTTGAAAATCTCCCTGACAGCCTTCCCGGAATTTCAGATACTGAAATTATGGAGGATCTTGGAATAATATGTTATGCGGGAATTCCTCTGATCTCGGACAATGCGGTTGTCGGTGCTCTCTTTGTAGCACGTGATACTAAAGCTTCATTTACAGAGTTTGAAAAGCTAACGCTTGAAAAGGTTGGCCGGGAAATCGGTACGGCTCTTGTCCGGTGCATAATTCAGGAGAAGATAGACCAGGAGTATTCGGACATCTGTGACAGCCTTAAAATTGCAATAGATGATTTATCTGAGATTTATGGGGATATTTCAGGTCAGTATTCTCTGAATAATTCCTGTAATATTGCAGACGAACTTTTCATTCCGGAAGTGATTAAAAATCCGGGTAAATACAGGGACGATATCAAAAATCTATCACTTCTGTCAGGTGCGGATTCATTTACAGTAAATGACCTCAGGGTTGTTCATCTCGATTCTGCCCTGAGGCGTGTTGTGGATTTTCTGCCGGATGTAAATTTTATCCTGGATGATTCGGGAGAATGTGCTTATGCAGATGATGATCTCTATGTTTTATTCCTGAATATTGTATCATATGTTGCCGGACAGACAGAGGATCAGCTGTGTGTTTCGGTCAGTACTGACTCTTCTGATGAGCGGTTACTGGTAACACTTGAATTCTCACTGAATAATCTTCCGCCGGGACTTGAATATCTTACCCTGAGGAGCAGATTTTACAGTCCGGGACTTAACAGAGACAATCTGCCTCTGTATATTGTAAAACTGCTTCTTGAGCGTTATAACGGCAGAATTGAAATGCCTTCCCAGGTGAGGGGAGATTCTGTTATGTCAGACTCCGGTTCTGGTGTGTCATGTATCAGGTTTATTCTTGTAAAGTTCAGTTAA
- a CDS encoding heparan-alpha-glucosaminide N-acetyltransferase, producing the protein MRFWEVDSLRGLALLMMIIFHFVYDLSYFDIADINVSYGFWRYFAYITAFLFVFIAGTSVWISRKRSEIQQEGRLHKGNNQQVQNTGKNPDKEAYNEKYAGKLNINSKIISFFREPINIKFFKRGLFIYSLGILITAATYLIIGRGFIVFGILHLIGISIILSPLFFCLKKYLVLVSTAIIALGVLVQNISGPYFLLFLGIHPADFISVDYEPLLPWLGFFLLGMFAGSVFYPEGKRLFEIKERFNLKFLTVPGRNTLLIYLIHQPVIIMILSLFSGKMLI; encoded by the coding sequence GTGAGATTTTGGGAAGTTGATTCACTTAGGGGACTTGCCCTTCTGATGATGATAATATTTCATTTTGTCTATGACCTCAGTTATTTTGACATAGCCGATATAAATGTGAGCTATGGTTTCTGGAGATATTTTGCATATATTACAGCCTTTTTATTTGTATTCATAGCCGGAACATCAGTCTGGATAAGCAGAAAAAGATCAGAGATTCAGCAGGAGGGCAGGCTGCATAAAGGTAATAATCAGCAGGTCCAAAATACCGGCAAAAATCCTGATAAGGAAGCATATAACGAAAAATATGCCGGAAAATTAAACATTAATAGTAAAATAATCAGCTTCTTCAGAGAACCTATAAACATTAAATTCTTTAAGAGAGGCCTGTTCATATACTCCCTTGGAATTCTGATTACAGCTGCCACATACCTCATAATCGGAAGGGGTTTTATAGTATTTGGAATACTCCACCTGATAGGAATATCCATCATCCTCTCACCGCTGTTTTTTTGCCTGAAAAAATACCTTGTATTAGTATCAACGGCAATAATAGCTTTAGGAGTCCTGGTTCAGAATATCTCCGGCCCCTACTTTCTTTTATTTCTGGGAATACACCCGGCAGATTTTATATCGGTGGATTACGAACCGCTCCTTCCCTGGCTTGGCTTTTTCCTCCTGGGAATGTTTGCAGGGTCAGTCTTCTACCCGGAAGGCAAGCGTTTATTTGAAATAAAGGAGAGATTTAACCTGAAATTTTTAACAGTTCCGGGCAGAAACACACTGCTGATCTATCTGATTCATCAGCCAGTAATAATAATGATTCTCTCGTTATTTTCAGGAAAAATGCTGATTTAA
- the dacB gene encoding D-alanyl-D-alanine carboxypeptidase/D-alanyl-D-alanine endopeptidase, giving the protein MAGIPPDGYNKNRNDNYLIKSGLIVLILLLITTTFCCGCTQTDNKDSGGENAPDLTLNSHAEFKEEIDAIISDEKYDYSDWGFMARDMNSGEVLLSHNIDQMFTPGSTTKVFTVTTALDILGPDYRFKTPVYYTGENLILVASGDPAMGGRSLPDGTLEFTNEDHVDAGAFGSCILTKSDPMAGLNDLSKQAYDSGIRTVNDVAIDTNLFKEEMQADKGIITPIIINDNLIDITVIPEKAGSPATVDWRPKSSAYTVESRIITGDSGSQRDLIIPDYDGQKVIEISGTIPEGSEPVNVTSNVNVPAQFARGLFIDALERAGISVKSPADRYPAEVLSGDHNYEKYDIAGELISPPLSEYAKVTLKVSQNLYANCLIAIIGAHEGYNSFDAGMMTEGEFLKKTGINVRSLALADGEGSINNRISPKSAIDLLTYAHKQDYYQVLKDSMPVLGVDGTLAKGAEPGDPGYGKISAKTGTSVAMIMTGDIFVYARGLLGYMNTEKGNEIAFVIYANNVPVGESMQGINDVVSDVNGVAVAIYRHL; this is encoded by the coding sequence ATGGCAGGCATACCTCCGGACGGTTATAACAAAAACCGGAATGATAATTATCTAATAAAATCAGGATTAATCGTCCTGATTCTTCTCTTAATCACTACAACATTCTGCTGCGGGTGTACACAGACTGACAATAAAGATTCAGGCGGAGAAAATGCACCGGATTTAACACTGAACAGTCATGCAGAGTTCAAAGAAGAGATTGATGCCATAATTTCGGATGAAAAATATGACTATTCAGACTGGGGATTTATGGCCAGAGATATGAATTCCGGCGAAGTCCTTCTGTCACACAACATAGATCAGATGTTCACGCCCGGTTCCACAACCAAGGTATTTACTGTAACAACCGCACTGGACATACTTGGCCCGGACTACAGATTTAAAACTCCGGTATATTACACCGGTGAGAACCTGATACTTGTTGCCTCAGGGGACCCTGCAATGGGCGGACGCTCCCTCCCAGACGGGACACTTGAATTCACAAATGAAGATCACGTCGATGCAGGTGCATTTGGATCATGTATTCTGACCAAATCCGATCCAATGGCCGGATTAAACGATCTCTCAAAACAGGCATACGATTCCGGAATCAGAACAGTTAATGACGTGGCAATAGATACAAACCTCTTTAAAGAAGAGATGCAGGCCGACAAAGGCATAATTACACCAATAATAATCAATGACAACCTTATTGACATCACAGTAATTCCGGAGAAGGCAGGAAGCCCTGCAACAGTTGACTGGAGACCGAAATCATCCGCATATACAGTAGAGAGCAGGATCATAACCGGAGATTCAGGTTCACAGAGGGACCTGATAATCCCCGATTATGACGGTCAGAAGGTAATAGAAATATCCGGCACAATACCTGAAGGCTCAGAACCGGTGAACGTTACATCAAATGTAAATGTACCCGCACAGTTTGCCCGCGGCCTGTTCATTGATGCACTTGAGAGAGCAGGAATATCAGTCAAATCACCGGCCGACAGATATCCGGCTGAGGTCCTGTCAGGAGATCATAACTACGAAAAATATGACATCGCAGGAGAACTCATATCACCACCGCTATCCGAATATGCAAAAGTAACCTTAAAAGTCAGCCAGAACCTCTATGCAAACTGCCTCATAGCAATTATCGGAGCACATGAAGGTTATAATTCATTCGATGCCGGAATGATGACAGAAGGGGAATTTCTGAAAAAGACCGGAATAAACGTCAGAAGTCTTGCACTTGCAGACGGTGAAGGCAGCATCAACAACAGAATCAGCCCAAAATCTGCAATAGATCTGCTGACATATGCCCATAAACAGGATTATTACCAGGTACTGAAAGATTCAATGCCGGTTTTGGGAGTGGATGGAACGCTTGCAAAAGGAGCAGAACCCGGAGATCCCGGATATGGTAAAATATCAGCCAAAACCGGAACATCCGTTGCAATGATAATGACAGGTGATATATTTGTCTATGCAAGAGGGCTTCTCGGATATATGAATACAGAAAAAGGCAATGAAATAGCCTTTGTAATATATGCCAACAATGTACCCGTGGGAGAAAGCATGCAGGGCATAAATGATGTTGTATCAGATGTAAACGGCGTTGCAGTTGCAATATACCGTCACCTGTGA
- a CDS encoding methanogenesis marker 8 protein, protein MKDEHIIEAAGMARVTVSNGLVVSVEEPLLKSCPLARKFGHPVTKMEIPEIKRNIEERISSFGMCTPEREVISDDDFVLFGASELLSNGLRSGIIDCAVIACDGAGSVVCDNPLLVQGIGGRMSGLVKTVPYRQVIERIEKSGGIVTDRESASVDPLSALKTAVNSGYKKPAVTVASAVLSEKIRSECPEAVIVAVHTTGILPEDAEVLSDNCDLISACASLPLRNIAGKRALLQAGNSVPVYAMTKTGKEIIFDKLMNSDQQVFVKGMKLPYMAGKDPEPLI, encoded by the coding sequence ATGAAAGATGAGCATATCATTGAGGCAGCCGGCATGGCAAGGGTCACTGTCAGTAACGGGTTGGTTGTCAGTGTTGAGGAGCCGCTGCTGAAAAGCTGCCCTCTTGCCCGGAAGTTTGGTCATCCTGTAACAAAGATGGAAATTCCGGAGATAAAGAGAAATATTGAGGAGAGAATATCGTCTTTTGGTATGTGCACGCCTGAAAGGGAGGTTATAAGTGACGATGACTTTGTTCTCTTCGGGGCATCTGAACTGCTCTCAAACGGCCTGCGTTCCGGAATTATTGACTGTGCAGTCATCGCATGTGACGGCGCGGGAAGTGTTGTCTGTGATAACCCGCTGCTCGTGCAGGGGATTGGGGGCAGAATGTCAGGACTTGTAAAGACAGTGCCGTACAGGCAGGTTATTGAAAGAATAGAGAAATCCGGCGGAATTGTAACGGACAGGGAATCTGCATCTGTCGACCCGTTGTCCGCACTGAAAACAGCAGTAAATTCCGGATATAAAAAACCGGCTGTGACAGTTGCATCTGCTGTCCTGTCTGAAAAAATCCGCAGTGAATGCCCGGAAGCTGTTATTGTGGCTGTTCACACCACCGGAATTTTGCCTGAAGATGCAGAAGTACTCTCAGATAACTGTGATTTAATATCTGCATGCGCCTCGCTGCCTCTCAGAAATATTGCAGGGAAAAGAGCACTTTTGCAGGCCGGAAATTCAGTGCCTGTGTATGCCATGACCAAAACCGGGAAAGAGATTATATTTGACAAACTTATGAATTCAGATCAGCAGGTCTTTGTTAAAGGTATGAAACTTCCTTATATGGCAGGAAAAGACCCGGAACCTCTGATCTGA
- the ade gene encoding adenine deaminase yields the protein MMTPDVKLLKSALGEEKADIGFLNGILFNPFTCEWLKLDFFVKSGIIVGIADSEGDVSGSESSENSAENNPGSGYRAERYIDLKGAKVIPGLIDSHVHIESSLLTPFEYARLVIPHGTTAVIADPHEIANVAGIEGVNFMIRDSEKTPLSFYYMAPACVPATPMDRAGADLDSEALKELAASESIIGLGEMMNFPGVIFGDSEVQKKLEIFDIIDGHSPQLSGKELNAYISQGIESDHECVSREEALEKLRKGMYIYLREGSTEKNLSEIAGIVNCYNSHRCSFCTDDRHADMLYNDGHIDDCIRKAVSAGISTETAIKMATLSPAERFGLKDRGALSPGRRADFCTLADSEEFRVLDTYIRGVNFTDIQRDEKVSFNSVFNAGRLTEDDLKISGSGNARIIGINQGQIITDLIVEDIDSSGIPDLNRDIIKAVVCDRYRAGGCGVGLINGLKIREGAICASISHDSHNIVAAGASDAEIVRAVNLVRESSGGMAAVCGDDSFVLPLDIGGIMSSGSYAEVIDGLKKLEEITKKTGSVKDPFMYLSFIALTVIPALRITERGLFDVSEFSDVPLFKL from the coding sequence ATGATGACTCCGGATGTAAAACTTCTTAAATCTGCACTCGGAGAAGAGAAGGCAGATATCGGTTTTTTAAACGGAATTTTATTCAATCCTTTTACATGCGAATGGCTGAAACTTGATTTTTTTGTGAAATCCGGAATTATTGTCGGAATTGCTGATAGTGAAGGGGATGTTTCCGGTTCAGAAAGTTCTGAAAACAGTGCCGAAAACAATCCGGGGTCCGGTTACAGGGCAGAGAGATATATTGACCTGAAGGGTGCGAAAGTTATTCCCGGACTTATTGACTCGCATGTGCATATCGAGAGTTCACTCCTTACACCTTTTGAATATGCACGGCTTGTAATCCCGCACGGGACAACGGCAGTGATTGCGGACCCGCATGAGATAGCAAATGTTGCAGGCATTGAGGGTGTCAATTTTATGATACGTGATTCTGAAAAGACACCGCTTTCTTTTTATTATATGGCTCCAGCCTGTGTCCCTGCAACCCCTATGGACAGGGCAGGGGCAGATCTTGATTCTGAAGCTTTAAAGGAATTGGCAGCCAGCGAGAGTATAATCGGACTTGGTGAGATGATGAATTTCCCCGGAGTAATCTTTGGTGACTCTGAAGTACAGAAAAAGCTTGAAATTTTTGATATTATTGACGGCCATTCCCCACAGCTTTCCGGTAAAGAACTCAATGCATACATTTCGCAGGGAATTGAGAGTGACCATGAATGTGTAAGTCGGGAGGAAGCACTCGAAAAGCTCAGAAAAGGGATGTATATCTACCTGCGTGAAGGTTCAACCGAAAAGAATCTTTCTGAGATTGCCGGTATTGTAAACTGTTATAATTCGCACCGCTGCTCTTTCTGCACCGATGACCGCCATGCCGATATGCTCTATAATGACGGGCATATAGACGACTGTATCAGGAAAGCTGTTTCAGCCGGAATATCTACTGAAACTGCAATTAAAATGGCAACTCTCTCTCCGGCTGAGAGATTTGGGCTTAAGGATCGTGGCGCTCTCTCTCCGGGCAGGAGGGCAGACTTCTGTACTCTTGCAGACTCAGAAGAGTTCAGGGTTCTGGATACATATATTAGAGGCGTTAACTTTACAGATATCCAAAGAGATGAGAAAGTCAGCTTCAATTCTGTCTTTAATGCAGGAAGGCTTACAGAGGATGACCTCAAAATCTCCGGCAGTGGAAATGCGAGAATTATCGGGATAAACCAGGGGCAGATTATTACAGATCTGATTGTCGAGGATATTGATTCATCTGGTATTCCGGATCTGAACCGTGATATTATCAAAGCTGTAGTCTGCGACCGTTATCGTGCGGGAGGATGTGGTGTCGGACTTATAAACGGTCTTAAGATCAGAGAAGGTGCAATCTGCGCCAGCATCTCACATGACTCACATAACATCGTTGCAGCAGGGGCATCGGATGCGGAGATCGTCAGGGCAGTGAACCTTGTCAGGGAGAGTTCCGGCGGCATGGCGGCTGTATGCGGCGATGATAGTTTTGTTCTCCCGCTCGATATTGGCGGGATAATGTCATCCGGAAGTTATGCTGAGGTAATTGATGGACTGAAAAAACTTGAAGAGATTACTAAAAAGACAGGTTCGGTTAAAGACCCGTTTATGTACCTCTCATTCATTGCCCTGACTGTAATTCCGGCTCTAAGAATTACTGAAAGAGGGCTGTTTGATGTATCTGAGTTTTCTGATGTCCCTCTCTTTAAATTGTGA
- a CDS encoding ParA family protein, whose product MTFVHHKGGTGKTTSCLNIGGFLQKSGEKVLIIDCDPQANATIGLGINPDEQDINMYDVFMNVFEGFPDVTIKDVIKETKSGIFLAPSSLDLVGVEPYLYNIEDRSFVLKEALNSLPDEYDHILIDTPPSMGQFVLNGLIAADRIIITLDSSFFAGYGVESLTTIFSDIEESIGKKRSADMAIITKTGELQEVKAPVNEMIESFRRLLSGKKEKFDENTLLDEIESDLRINVKEICTVPYDFKIIYSQKENMPISHINPESRAAKSYKEISDIVRNW is encoded by the coding sequence ATTACTTTTGTTCATCATAAAGGTGGGACCGGAAAAACCACATCGTGCCTGAATATTGGAGGTTTTCTTCAGAAATCCGGAGAGAAAGTTCTGATAATTGACTGTGATCCACAGGCCAATGCAACAATCGGACTTGGAATTAACCCTGATGAACAGGACATTAATATGTATGACGTCTTCATGAACGTCTTTGAGGGATTTCCGGATGTGACAATAAAAGATGTCATTAAAGAGACAAAATCCGGAATATTCCTCGCGCCTTCATCTCTTGACCTTGTAGGGGTTGAACCTTATCTGTATAATATTGAGGACCGTTCTTTTGTCCTAAAAGAAGCTTTAAACTCTCTTCCTGATGAATATGACCATATACTGATAGATACACCTCCAAGTATGGGCCAGTTTGTCCTGAACGGGCTGATAGCCGCCGACAGGATCATTATTACTCTTGACAGCAGTTTTTTTGCAGGATACGGTGTTGAAAGTCTCACAACAATTTTTTCAGATATTGAAGAGAGTATAGGCAAAAAAAGAAGTGCAGATATGGCAATTATCACAAAAACAGGTGAACTTCAGGAGGTTAAAGCCCCCGTAAATGAGATGATTGAATCTTTCAGGAGGCTTTTGTCCGGTAAAAAAGAGAAATTTGATGAAAATACCCTTCTTGACGAGATAGAATCAGATCTCAGGATAAATGTAAAAGAGATCTGCACAGTCCCATATGATTTTAAAATAATATATTCACAGAAAGAAAATATGCCCATATCACACATAAATCCAGAATCCAGAGCAGCAAAAAGTTATAAAGAGATATCAGACATTGTCAGAAATTGGTGA
- a CDS encoding HAD family hydrolase, which produces MNNGKNNKKISPEGILFDMDNTLYDFAEAKIIACNRVAEIVGGGTGEELLRHFLTGPHGFENHENIRDFMTLKGVESPEIFEESVTVYEELKLTSIKLYPEVRETLEKIKENGFRMAIVTDADTENAEKRLNKTGIREYFEFIVTPDVTGFRKPSHENFHRGLKSIDASPEKSMVVGDSPKREIMPGNEMGLYTVYAKYGDWLKMPFLNIRPRHTIEKFAELNDIILLE; this is translated from the coding sequence ATGAATAACGGCAAAAATAATAAAAAAATATCGCCTGAAGGGATTCTCTTTGATATGGACAATACGCTCTATGACTTTGCCGAAGCCAAAATTATTGCATGCAACAGGGTTGCTGAGATTGTCGGTGGCGGCACAGGGGAAGAACTTCTCAGGCATTTCCTGACCGGCCCTCATGGTTTTGAAAACCATGAAAATATCCGTGATTTTATGACATTAAAAGGGGTTGAGTCGCCGGAAATATTTGAAGAATCAGTCACTGTATATGAGGAGCTGAAACTCACATCAATAAAATTATACCCTGAAGTCAGAGAGACCCTGGAAAAGATTAAAGAGAACGGCTTCAGGATGGCAATAGTTACAGATGCCGATACAGAAAATGCTGAAAAGAGGCTTAATAAAACAGGGATTAGAGAATATTTTGAATTCATTGTTACTCCGGATGTGACCGGTTTTAGAAAACCTTCGCATGAAAATTTCCACAGGGGCCTGAAAAGTATTGACGCATCGCCTGAAAAGTCAATGGTCGTTGGGGACAGCCCAAAGAGGGAAATTATGCCTGGAAATGAGATGGGACTTTATACAGTCTATGCAAAGTACGGTGACTGGCTGAAGATGCCGTTCCTGAATATCAGACCACGCCATACAATAGAAAAATTTGCAGAATTAAATGACATTATCCTCCTTGAATAA